The region GCGCTGCGCATGCGCATCATAAGTTGTAACAACCCACTATTTGACAATGCCTATCAAATTATCTTAACAGCTGCAGCTGCAAAGATTCACGTCCAAACCTTGGACTGGTCCTCAGACGCAGCGATAGTCAACGATGACGCGAAGTTCGAACGACGCTGTATGGAGCTGGGTTACCAAGCTGTAGATCTAGCGGCAGAGCCCTTATTTCGCTTGCAGCTTGTCAAGCGCTCTAACAGTGCACATACGCTCGTGATGTCGGCTCACCACACCTGTATTGACGGTGTATCGATGAACGTTATTAAAGAAGCTTATACCAAGCTTTATAGCGCGATCAAAGCCGATCCCAATGCAAATCAGCAAGCGTTGATTACACAGCTATTGGTTGATGATGATTACCAGCACTATGTGCAGCAACAGTACACCTATACCGATCAACAGCAAAATATTGAGCAATGGCGCGCCCTATTAGAAAATAATCAGGCTGCTATTCCGCTGCTAACATCGGCCAATACAAACGATAGCACTAAGCAAGAATTTATCGTTAGGCAATATCAAGACAGTGCTGAGCATCGTCAACAGATTGAAGCTTTTTGTGCCAATCAAAATATTGCCGTAGCCAGTTACCTTAAAACGGTTTATGGCTTACTGATACAAGCTTATTGCTATAGCGAGCAAGGATTTTCATTTACTGAAATTATTGCCGGTAGAAATCGCAATAACTTTGCCCAAGTTGGCTGTTATTTCCAACACCGCCAACATTGCTTCTCTAGCATAAACTGTAACGACGAACTGCTCAGGCTGTTGCAAGACGTTGACCAATACCGGCAGCAAATGCGCAACACCGGCGACATATCAAACGCCATGCAGCGCCAATTAATGCCAGAGTCACCGGTGCAGTTTTTATTTAATTTTTATACTTTAGAGCGTGACTTTGAGTTTGCCGGCGAACGGATTTCAAGCGCTTTAATACCACCAGAGATGGATCAGGCGATCAACTTTACGTGTCAACCCAGCGACCAAGGTTTCTTGCTCAACCTAAGCTATGCGCAGGGTCGCTTTAATGGTGATGCGTTTTTCGAGCATTTTGCAGCGCTATCAGCGCAAATTTTAGCTGGTACGCAAGTGATTAGCGCGCTACAGCTTAACCCAGCAACACTCAATGCTCAAGATAACGGGCTTACTGCGCCAGACTATGATCAGCACACCGTGATTGCCAAGATTGAAGCGCAAATTGCACGCAGCCCAGACTTACCAGCCGTGTATTGTGATAATCAATGCTACAGCTATGCCGAGCTGAATCATCGGGCAACTCAGCTTGCTCAGCAATTATATGCGAACAATAGTTTTGAGCCCGGTGTGCGCATTGCCATCTGCCTACCAGCAGGCATTGAATTTATGACAAGCTTACTTGCCTGTCTTAAGCTTGGCGCTTGCTATATTCCGATAGATGCGAACTACCCCAGTGCGCGTATTGCTTATATTCTTAAAGACAGTCAGGCTAGCTGCTTTATTAGCAATCACGATATTTATTGCATATTGCAAGAAGATCAAGAGCGCAGTTTAACGACTGCGATTTATCTTATTGATAAGCCAGAGCAGCAAGCAGTTAAAACTGCAGCCAGCACAAAAAATCCAATATTAAGCTCGCCTTACCTAGAACAAAATTTAGACAGCCCGCTGTATGCTATTTACACCTCAGGTTCTACCGGCAAACCCAAAGGCGCTTTAGTCAGTCAGCGCGGCGAACTAAACCTAATAGACTGGTACAACACGACGTATCAGTTAGATAGCCAAGATTGTGGCTTAATCATCTCGGCCTTGGGTTTTGACCTAACTCAGAAGAATCTTTTAGCGCCGCTTTGTGTCGGCGCTAGTGTTAGTTTTTATCAGCAGCCTTATGACGGCAAGACCATTGCTCAGCAAATTAATGCGCAATCAATCACTTGGATTAACTGCGCCCCAAGTGCACTTTACCCAGTTATTGAGGCCAGTCAAACGCATGCCTACCAGCCTCTTCGCTCCTTACGCTGGGTGCTTTTAGGTGGCGAAAGTATTCGCAGCGAGGCGCTATCCGATTGGCTAAATCACGCTGATTGTAAGGCTCGCTTGGTTAATATGTACGGTCCCACCGAATGTACCGATATTGCCAGTCATTGTATTGTTGATGATATTAACGCTTTCTCATCTGCCGCTATACCAATTGGCAGCGCTTGCCAAAATGTTGGCTTGCATATTATTGATGCTAGCCAAAAAGTATTAGACCAAGGCATGGCTGGCGAGCTTTGCATCAGCGGCGAAAGCTTAGGCCTAGGTTATATCAATCAAGCCAAGCTTAGCGAGGAGGTTTTTATTGAACATCCTCAGCTGGGCAAAATTTATCGCACTGGCGACTTAGTTCATTGGCGCGATGATGGTCAATTTGTATTTATTAGCCGCTTGGACCATCAGGTAAAAGTTCGCGGCTTACGCATTGAACTCGGTGAGATAGAGTGGGCATTTAAGTCGCTAGCTGGCGTCACCGATGCCCTAGCCGTTGCTAAGCATGATGAACTGTTGGTATACCTTATCAGTCAAGATGAAGATGTTGACTGGCGTAGCGACATTGCTAAACAGCTGCCAGCTTATATGCTGCCACAATCGGTGTTTGTCTTGCCAGACTGGCCGCTTACCGCTAATGGTAAAATTGATCGATCAGCATTGCCTGATACGCAGCAAGCACGCGTTGAATTAATCGCCGCACGCAATCAAACTGAGCAAGCTATTCTCAGCATCTTCGAGCGCAGCTTAGGCAAGCAAGGCATTTCAATTAACGACAACTTTTTTGAACTTGGCGGCCACTCGCTGCTTGCAGCGCGAGCAGTGAATGAAATTCGCGAGCAATTTCAGGTAGAGCTACCCTTGCGCGAAGTGTTTGAATCTCCAACGGTCGAGGCGATTGCCGCCATCATAGATAACGGACAGGCGGCCACTGCGCTGCAGCTGCCTGCACTAGCGCCACATGTCGAGCCGGCAGAAAACGGCCACTACCCCCTAAGCCAGCAGCAGCAGCGAATGTATCTAATCGAACAGATACAAGGTGCTAGCACCATGTATTCTATTCCATTAATTGTACAGCTGCAGCAAACTGAGCAACAGGCAATCGATATTGCTGCCTTGCGACACGCCATTACGCAGCTTGGCGAGCATTATCCAATATTGCGCACACGCATAAGTCATCAACAACAAACCCAGTACCAGCATCCGCAGCAAAGTTTTCAATACATCAGTAACGAAGCATTACAGCTAACCCTGCACCGATTGGATTCAGATACTGCTATAGACAAGGCGTTAGCATGGGAAGCGCAAAAGCCTTTTCGATTAGACGCTGATGAGGCACTGTTTGTTGCGCATGCCTACCAATTAATCGATAAACCAGAGCGTTTAGTTTTACTGATTAATCACCACCATATTATCTCGGACGGCAGCTCCATTCAGATTCTTATCGAACGGCTGGGGGCTTTTTACCAAGCAGCCTGTCAAGGTGATGAGATTTCGCCTGATCCTGAGCAGCGTAGCTATTTTGACTATGTTTACTGGCAGCGGGACATATTGCAGAGTGAAACTTACCAACAGCATATGGATTACTGGTTAAAACAGTTGTCGCAGCCGCCTGTATTAGCATTAGCAAGCGATCTTCGTCAGCCGGCAGAGACATTGAGCCGTCGTGGTGAGCTGATCAGCTTTGAGATCGTTAGCAGCACCGTCACTGCACTCCAACAGCTAGCAGTAAACCACCAAAGCAGTCGTTTTAGCATTTATCTTGCCGCTTTCAACCTACTGTTATCGCGCTACAGCGAGCAGCAAGATATTATTATCGGCACCACCGTAGCCAATCGCCCGATCAGCAGCATGCAGTCGATTCCGGGTTTTTTCGTCAACACCTTAGCATTACGCAATCAGCTTAATCACGACGAGAGCTTTTTAGAGCTTTTAAACAAGGTCAAAACATCGCTTGATCAAGCACTATCGCGCCAAATGGTGCCATTTGAGGCATTACTCGATCAACTGGAGCTTGACCGTAATCTTGCTCACTCACCGGTTTTTCAGGCATTTATTAACTATCAGTCAGCCGACCAGCTTAATCAACAGCCAGATACGTCGAGCTTTATGCTACATGATTTAATGGTTAGTCCTTATCATGGCGTAGACGACAGTTTAGCTACCAAGCGCCAGGCTAAATTTGAGATAAGCCTCAATATTGCCGAATCAAGTAACGGCGTTAGCGCTTCAATTGAATACCGCAGCCAATTGTATAGCCAGGCTTCTATGCAGTTATTTGCCGATCATTTCTGTCAACTGCTAGCCGAAATAAGTCAGCACGCTGATCGCAGCCTGCATCAAATAAATATGCTAAGCAATGCAGAACTTAATTGGCAACTCGCACTCGATCAAACTGACAGCTTAAATCATACTGCCTACGATTTTAGTCAGGATATTGAAAATTTTGACCAGCTTTTAGGCATTCATCAGTATATCGAAGCTCAAGTTGAAAAAACGCCTAACGCAATAGCGGTTGTCGATGAAAAACAACGATTAAGCTATGTCCAGCTAAACTGCCAAGCTAATCAACTGGCAAGACACTTAAAAGCTAATGGCGTTGAAGCGAATAGCGCTGTAGCAATCTGCATGCAGCGTAGTTGCAATATGTCGATTGCGCTTCTGGCAAGTCTAAAACTCGGGGCGCATTATATTCCTCTGGACCCGACTTTACCGCTTGAGCGCCTGCAATTTATGCTACAAGACACTAACGCTGCCTGTGTTTTGTATAACAGCGCCGACAAATCGCTTGATGAAGTCATCTCTGGTTTAATCGCAGCAAAAAAATATGCGGTCAATCAAACAAAAGACTACCGCCAGCAAGAAGACAGCAATTTAAATATTATTATCGACTCAGCGCAGTTATTTAATATTATTTACACCTCGGGATCTACCGGAAACCCTAAGGGTGTAATGGTACCGCATCGCGGTATTATTAATCGCTTACTCTGGATGCAGCAGCAATACCCTATTGACGCTGACGACAAAATTTTACAAAAAACACCATTTAGTTTTGATGTGTCTGTATGGGAGTTATTCTGGCCACTAATGGTGGGCAGCCAAATTGTTTACGCTAAACCTGAAGGGCATAAAGACCCTGACTATCTGGTCGACTGTATTCAACGTTATGCGATTAGCACGATACATTTTGTACCTTCTATGCTGTCGTTATTTTTGCAGTCAAGCCAGGTGGCTAAATGCCAGAGTCTGCGCCAAGTATTCTGCTCAGGTGAAGCCCTACAATTGTCACAAGTTGATGACTTCCATCAGCGCCTCAATCATGCAAAGGATCAAAGTCAGTTTATAGCGCTGCATAATTTATATGGCCCAACTGAAGCGTCAGTTGATGTCTCTTTTTACGCTTGTGATGCCAATGATAGCCACAGCTCAGTTCCTATCGGTAAACCT is a window of Pseudomonadales bacterium DNA encoding:
- a CDS encoding amino acid adenylation domain-containing protein yields the protein ALRMRIISCNNPLFDNAYQIILTAAAAKIHVQTLDWSSDAAIVNDDAKFERRCMELGYQAVDLAAEPLFRLQLVKRSNSAHTLVMSAHHTCIDGVSMNVIKEAYTKLYSAIKADPNANQQALITQLLVDDDYQHYVQQQYTYTDQQQNIEQWRALLENNQAAIPLLTSANTNDSTKQEFIVRQYQDSAEHRQQIEAFCANQNIAVASYLKTVYGLLIQAYCYSEQGFSFTEIIAGRNRNNFAQVGCYFQHRQHCFSSINCNDELLRLLQDVDQYRQQMRNTGDISNAMQRQLMPESPVQFLFNFYTLERDFEFAGERISSALIPPEMDQAINFTCQPSDQGFLLNLSYAQGRFNGDAFFEHFAALSAQILAGTQVISALQLNPATLNAQDNGLTAPDYDQHTVIAKIEAQIARSPDLPAVYCDNQCYSYAELNHRATQLAQQLYANNSFEPGVRIAICLPAGIEFMTSLLACLKLGACYIPIDANYPSARIAYILKDSQASCFISNHDIYCILQEDQERSLTTAIYLIDKPEQQAVKTAASTKNPILSSPYLEQNLDSPLYAIYTSGSTGKPKGALVSQRGELNLIDWYNTTYQLDSQDCGLIISALGFDLTQKNLLAPLCVGASVSFYQQPYDGKTIAQQINAQSITWINCAPSALYPVIEASQTHAYQPLRSLRWVLLGGESIRSEALSDWLNHADCKARLVNMYGPTECTDIASHCIVDDINAFSSAAIPIGSACQNVGLHIIDASQKVLDQGMAGELCISGESLGLGYINQAKLSEEVFIEHPQLGKIYRTGDLVHWRDDGQFVFISRLDHQVKVRGLRIELGEIEWAFKSLAGVTDALAVAKHDELLVYLISQDEDVDWRSDIAKQLPAYMLPQSVFVLPDWPLTANGKIDRSALPDTQQARVELIAARNQTEQAILSIFERSLGKQGISINDNFFELGGHSLLAARAVNEIREQFQVELPLREVFESPTVEAIAAIIDNGQAATALQLPALAPHVEPAENGHYPLSQQQQRMYLIEQIQGASTMYSIPLIVQLQQTEQQAIDIAALRHAITQLGEHYPILRTRISHQQQTQYQHPQQSFQYISNEALQLTLHRLDSDTAIDKALAWEAQKPFRLDADEALFVAHAYQLIDKPERLVLLINHHHIISDGSSIQILIERLGAFYQAACQGDEISPDPEQRSYFDYVYWQRDILQSETYQQHMDYWLKQLSQPPVLALASDLRQPAETLSRRGELISFEIVSSTVTALQQLAVNHQSSRFSIYLAAFNLLLSRYSEQQDIIIGTTVANRPISSMQSIPGFFVNTLALRNQLNHDESFLELLNKVKTSLDQALSRQMVPFEALLDQLELDRNLAHSPVFQAFINYQSADQLNQQPDTSSFMLHDLMVSPYHGVDDSLATKRQAKFEISLNIAESSNGVSASIEYRSQLYSQASMQLFADHFCQLLAEISQHADRSLHQINMLSNAELNWQLALDQTDSLNHTAYDFSQDIENFDQLLGIHQYIEAQVEKTPNAIAVVDEKQRLSYVQLNCQANQLARHLKANGVEANSAVAICMQRSCNMSIALLASLKLGAHYIPLDPTLPLERLQFMLQDTNAACVLYNSADKSLDEVISGLIAAKKYAVNQTKDYRQQEDSNLNIIIDSAQLFNIIYTSGSTGNPKGVMVPHRGIINRLLWMQQQYPIDADDKILQKTPFSFDVSVWELFWPLMVGSQIVYAKPEGHKDPDYLVDCIQRYAISTIHFVPSMLSLFLQSSQVAKCQSLRQVFCSGEALQLSQVDDFHQRLNHAKDQSQFIALHNLYGPTEASVDVSFYACDANDSHSSVPIGKPIANTQLLVLDQYLQPLPVGIAGELYIGGANLALGYLNQPALTAASFIDNPFYHSHNFPSEKLYKTGDTVKYLADGNIAYLGRNDNQVKIRGLRIELGEIEQALLNLDVIDSACVIAEQHQGEAIIIAYYCSSKDVEQTLLQTSLQQTLPAYMLPNFYLPLTAMPLSANGKLDRKQLPKPDLQQLANQSSEFIEATTAIEKQLLLFWQQLLQLSAISSDSDFFQIGGHSLKAASLVAKIRQAYAVDIQLRDMFDARNIQAQALLIESKQQQQHSSTPIEAQQSREHLPLSYAQQRLWFLAQLDPQSATYNMPAALRIRGKLNTQLLSEAFAAVINRHEVLRSNIINHAGEPQLQIHSSIETPIECIDVSNEQAALDYARIHAHREFDLSHGPLIHISALSIDSDLHIVLVNMHHIISDAWSIQILIKELALQYVNVSQQQYIRLEELPIQYADYASWQRNWLQGEVLDQQLDFWRKTLAGAPSLLQLPTDRPRPSTQTFAGAVFSGAISPTLQQQLQQFSQQQHCTMFMTCLSAYAVMLQYFAKSDDICIGIPLAGRSLEGVENLIGFFINALIIRHDLSDNLSSHELLAQTKKQVLAAFAHEHIPIEMLLNELDVERSLAYTPIAQCAFNMLNHQPLDLLSGENDIGLDIELLKSEQTVAKFDLQFSLLETDHGIDINIEYASDLFDESSIAKFYQCYIQILESFVSQANXSLYQLNNQLTATQFNFDSQQLALPPTLQDMYFSALAKPDTLENSIGYGYYYHFAIDSELWQQALATVSNAYCMLRARTNRLSTIQPPQQAIIFSITAAEDYSIESAYEFIDLSDRALSHAQISTLAEEKTFSRYDIENGHLIHYRLFKLDDQRYYFNMACHHLISDAFSALAHAKLVNQVYQNLVQGKIATHNLTMQDSFIDFCQQSLQQFDQAESVAYWREKLSTTEALVFHDTQKSPRAVQQQLALTAAHLKQIKQFCKQQIITPAIYFKALYAILIQLYTRAEADFVITEFNAGRSQDEMLSQGCFFKRQLSFISQKSXHSSXDQLFKAFKAEQKSSRKHHTLSNQKLRLIQSQAGLSFAFNMLAFEHDLEVLGHNVSCDRFTPNADGVVDFRVQLENDSCTLYLAYDEAEFDSLDFLQRFIAISQQLLANTIEHTGEIDFLLPHEQDIALLNGIQSHDLQTDSELSAGRHHTERLLVHDMISFTATRFPNKTAIIDRHGDISYQQLEQQSNQLAHALIKQGLPQGAHVIVALEKRKELIVALLAVLKAGGCYIPLDTSYPEARIRYVIDDSAAQYAITETAAISAFSDIATVIDIDQVSLTEYASDSPDISVEPGQPIYMIYTSGSTGKPKAASVYHHSEARLLQWYCQHFGFSSDDKTLIISAIGFDLTQKNLFALLQLGGTVVMPRSSDFDINMLLDDIQQQQISYINCAPSAFYPLTELASPKQLTHLTSLKQLLLGGEAIQLDRFANWVAQDHFNCNIVNMYGPTECTDISTSFTLSAARLKSLWQQEQLDSFTVPMGEASAGNQLLLLNDQLQRVPPGLPAELYITGQQVGLGYWQREALNQEAFISHRLDKDLDSRLYKTGDIVRLAISDDIPQLLYQGRRDYQVKLRGLRIELGEIEHALSSLPEIKDATVLVDHDELLAFVLGEQLESSNWRELLQQRLPDFMLPKSLTFLASWPLTPNGKIDRQALLAMPRKQVAGNQFVAPRTSLERDLSAVWKEVLGVGDIGIHDNFFDSGGDS